One stretch of Procambarus clarkii isolate CNS0578487 chromosome 35, FALCON_Pclarkii_2.0, whole genome shotgun sequence DNA includes these proteins:
- the LOC123768415 gene encoding uncharacterized protein isoform X3 has translation MLAPSVRSALLLGLLLLAAGSVGSVPARARLPNGQASGDLGDEATKVIDAGVLQRLWSGISTSLGSLTGFGKRDVDARMKRFREDSLHRLKEEMKSLLQVHRRPRRDHAVETLLTRDEKGYYRLLDLDENVNPILQAFAAPATPISMVAFENQDFLFWFITESFTRNNPGRLHVYGFQKGGDLQTTSIDTMGATKCVPVLLLEKFVEFVCVESQRDRAADKTKVGCGVYRLTWAGGLVVTFHRSLGTHGAQDVAIWELGGYTYLAFANSYDEIKQTGDISSVVFRLQVTTLAGKVYTTYDKLDSASFGSMTARGVEAFRIESRQFVAVANYADDLGNVEIESDIFVYDVRRATWKPFQRIRTSAATDWKAFNFISGPNAEYFLVVANEFKYDKAGNKNFEVDSVIYKYDDGKFVPFQCIKTFGAREWVVYQGPNGEFVLAVVNSQAGVFFYQYNGWRFVRSPFKVSTAGVERAWINWAPRTLNNVLLSVVNPYTGTGRPQVFYLKFEHRKPLAVYHNETTAWCGSYKGVLEDGLGALAGRTRGAPKTDRPYTFLRPITIHGDLLLPAGRYFSSVRDIYVKGENYKVDSSFASLSNRVEDVDKALMRVAKARTRITVSKKVVGPDLDDLHFSNVEFKCKTENGMDCTVDDLTVKTINGMDSSFEGAMRLTQDVKLANLSFGEVVLSSGAAASVAFLGGPEFPLTPVSDVVTLGGDFNIVGEKTFEVIKANNLIVSGTVDSVGIDARNLLLTVTDQRINSDVTMASLSTSNIQSITVNGENFSSFVKKLVLNNTNQHITGPLLVDGDLVAKFIGTGNVTVPVDPRVVAARALFHNQKETQEITGAHTLGGLTVQRGLDVWGRINGVAVPRDLYLRNRGETINLPTSFETIVADNVLVKTALGNVKVINGKLDLLLLNGDQTISGTKSFISITLLGHSTVALTVAGYRLQDFQKMLVAEFVEGVNSGRRVLGSVQFLDTLNVTDGIVNGVNIYDILNNAVLVETRSIPRTFIFENAVKVVGDFNVTRQLNGKRPEDYLWRRTSQVFTKNVTFTSDIRVHGNINVKTVNGVKLGGLVTQLVLKDGSQTIVKDVHLYSPVVTDLTVRGQVLLNEVDLADTVVLNSTTVISGVKTFTTVKLLSNVVAGVVKLAPLGTVDGVVFDELFFSNSLRKSGGLQHLVGRNINVLAASTVSGTDLAAFEKSLVHKDGTLALITGTLTFTGPVTVHNLTFATSFDGVSAETYKSSWVMKTGSQSLTGVNVMQSVEASQVTFSGRLIKGANLDRLVRHTAKIDEPTTLQMVSFGRMISVGEVILDGKIQGWNLNKEALRSDGLGQKVTGRKVFRSPVHYTGAFSVSQNIVVKNSPEDAPLAIDVGRLCVRVGKPGTTIYLKQWTIGGDVHFGGTLTLTDSLNGEDVSTLRDVFWLTDVPNVIASVVSFASVNHGAHVNLVLDVMGKINGHDLGVVWDQMLKKECRGQMVNGEFTIDTLTAEAVITDVVYNPPDNIGVTDLLHVFMKDGYQEITGRLKITKLEAKSDIILNGTLNGLRIGTDFVQYGKTAVITGRKTFLQNLIVRGNLTVVEEATIQGVDVSELGRLAIGTLSGATYKIPGVTTFKGLTYNGLDLRVSGTVDGVLVRQDTLLLRTGDQEMTGSLTLNPGPSGVTLEAGSVIILDNRFNKMDLGRLKNLTVKINAPSIVKAPITFVDTCYFNTVTLVNDLINAYNISDLGRVINGDYLVSMGDHLGVALNTAHKTKAALADEDAEIWYYEESSLESVYRFLAVTLQGDYLQPKAYDTLVGLDKNNNLVATYRIASNFPRLYRAVRVLDPVSVAGLGSGLLATCGGSLMNMTSQLNKTLDFNMIPLESGVQSSYGHIHSLAGQIGLEAAFGIVQCKDLVSFRLKDNRRCLAVLDYVASSTVVCGLPSSGFRLLNYLHTTRAVKATWLSQGHDTYLVVAEEGSDFEPGYLKLFRHDEKTDKMQLVRTLAVAGASDVDAVSWESRAVVTVTTLPNRFCNSSVLVFSVKSEHNLEVKMLQKLEIDGVVHGRLSLTPLGEVGLFMQRRRDLLIYYMKGGKFVFGRKIKTTPSLCPSSFPFVYGNPGTLMISYSGLGWLEAQDDEDALSLVPSTMYNAVYRGKMK, from the exons ATGCTGGCTCCGTCCGTAAGGAGCGCGTTGCTCCTGGGGCTACTGTTGCTGGCAGCAGGGTCT GTTGGGAGTGTACCAGCCAGAGCCAGGCTCCCTAACGGCCAGGCGTCTGGAGACCTCGGCGATGAGGCTACGAAGGTGATAGACGCTGGTGTGCTTCAGAGACTGTGGTCTGGTATCAGCACTAGCCTCGGCTCTCTGACGGGCTTTGGCAAGCGTGATGTAG ATGCACGTATGAAAAGGTTCAGGGAAGACAGCCTCCACAGGTTGAAGGAAGAGATGAAGTCACTGTTGCAGGTGCACAGGAGGCCCAGGCGTGACCACGCTGTCGAGACACTTCTTACCAGAGATGAAAAGG GTTACTACAGACTGTTGGATCTTGACGAGAATGTGAACCCCATCCTGCAGGCATTTGCAGCCCCTGCGACTCCTATATCGATGGTAGCATTTGAAAACCAAGACTTCCTCTTTTGGTTCATTACTGAAAGCTTCACTAGGAACAACCCTGGACGCTTGCACGTCTATGGTTTTCAAAAG ggaGGTGATCTGCAGACTACTTCCATAGACACGATGGGGGCCACGAAATGCGTGCCTGTTCTGCTACTGGAAAAGTTCGTAGAGTTCGTGTGCGTGGAGTCCCAGAGAGATAGGGCTGCGGACAAGACGAAA GTCGGGTGTGGTGTGTACAGGCTGACGTGGGCCGGAGGGCTCGTGGTCACCTTCCACAGAAGTCTGGGCACACATGGTGCTCAAGACGTCGCAATATG GGAGCTTGGAGGTTATACATACTTGGCCTTTGCCAATTCTTATGATGAAATCAAACAGACCGGAGACATTTCCAGCGTAGTATTCAGACTACAG GTAACCACTCTGGCTGGTAAAGTGTACACCACCTACGACAAGCTAGACAGCGCCTCCTTCGGCAGCATGACCGCTCGTGGAGTCGAGGCTTTCAGGATTGAGTCGCGCCAGTTTGTCGCGGTTGCTAACTACGCTGACGACCTGG GTAACGTGGAGATTGAGAGCGACATTTTCGTGTATGATGTGCGCAGAGCTACCTGGAAGCCTTTCCAGCGTATTCGCACAAGTGCTGCCACTGACTGGAAGGCCTTCAACTTTATCTCTGGACCCAATGCAGAATACTTCCTTGTTGTAGCTAATGAATTTAAATATGACAAAG CTGGCAACAAGAACTTTGAGGTGGACTCTGTTATCTACAAGTACGACGATGGCAAGTTCGTACCCTTCCAGTGCATAAAGACGTTCGGCGCCCGGGAGTGGGTGGTGTACCAG GGACCAAATGGTGAATTTGTGTTGGCTGTGGTCAACAGTCAGGCTGGAGTGTTCTTCTACCAGTACAATGGCTGGAGGTTCGTCCGTAGCCCCTTCAAGGTCTCTACTGCT GGTGTAGAGAGAGCTTGGATCAACTGGGCACCGAGGACCTTGAACAATGTTCTCCTCTCTGTTGTGAACCCCTACACGGGTACGGGTCGCCCTCAGGTGTTCTACCTCAAGTTTGAACATAGGAAGCCACTAGCC GTGTACCACAACGAGACGACTGCTTGGTGTGGCTCCTATAAGGGTGTCCTGGAGGACGGCCTTGGGGCCCTGGCTGGGCGTACACGCGGGGCCCCCAAGACTGACCGCCCTTACACCTTCTTGCGACCCATCACCATCCACGGAGACCTCCTGCTGCCGGCGGGCCGCTACTTCTCTAGCGTGAGAGAT ATTTATGTAAAGGGGGAGAATTACAAGGTTGACTCTAGCTTTGCAAGTCTGTCGAATCGCGTAGAAGACGTGGATAAAGCCTTGATGAGGGTGGCTAAAGCTAGAACCAGGATTACTGTATCGAAGAAAGTTGTTGGTCCAGATTTGG ATGACCTTCACTTCTCTAATGTCGAATTCAAATGCAAGACTGAAAATGGTATGGACTGTACAGTGGACGACCTGACTGTGAAAACT ATCAACGGTATGGATTCTTCATTCGAGGGCGCCATGAGGTTGACCCAGGATGTTAAACTTGCCAACTTGAGTTTTGGAGAGGTGGTGTTGTCGAGCGGAGCTGCGGCCAGTGTTGCCTTCCTCGGTGGGCCGGAGTTCCCACTGACGCCCGTCTCTGACGTAGTCACACTTGGTGGTGACTTCAATATAGTTGGAGAAAAGACTTTTGAGGTTATAAAGGCGAACAACTTGATAGTATCTGGAACAG TCGATTCTGTTGGTATTGACGCGAGGAACCTGTTGCTAACGGTGACAGACCAGAGGATCAACTCTGACGTAACTATGGCGTCACTCTCTACATCTAACATACAGAGCATCACCGTTAATGGAGAAAACTTCTCTAGCTTCGTCAAGAAGCTAGTTTTAAATAATACAAATCAACATATAACTG GTCCCCTGCTTGTGGACGGTGATCTTGTGGCAAAGTTTATTGGAACTGGGAACGTCACAGTGCCGGTGGACCCGAGAGTCGTGGCAGCTAGAGCACTCTTCCACAACCAGAAGGAAACACAAGAAATAACGG GTGCTCACACCCTCGGAGGGCTGACTGTACAACGAGGCCTGGATGTCTGGGGCCGTATTAATGGCGTCGCTGTTCCTCGAGACTTGTACCTCAGAAACAGAGGAGAGACCATAAATCTTCCCACCTCCTTTGAGACCATTGTGGCAGATAACGTTTTGGTCAAAACTGCTCTTGGCAATGTGAAG GTAATAAATGGAAAGTTGGACTTGTTGCTCCTGAATGGTGACCAGACAATATCTGGCACAAAGTCGTTCATCAGCATAACTTTACTTGGCCACTCTACAGTTGCTCTGACAGTGGCCGGTTATAGACTACAAGACTTCCAAAAGATGTTGGTTGCAGAATTTGTAGAGGGAGTAAATT CTGGGAGGCGGGTTCTCGGCTCGGTACAGTTCCTGGACACGCTTAATGTGACTGATGGCATAGTGAACGGTgtcaatatatatgatatcctgaacaatgcTGTCCTCGTGGAGACGCGTAGCATCCCCCGCACCTTCATATTTGAGAATGCTGTGAAG GTTGTAGGAGACTTTAATGTGACTAGACAATTGAACGGTAAAAGACCAGAAGATTATCTCTGGAGAAGAACCTCTCAAGTATTTACCAAGAACGTCACTTTTACGTCTGATATT AGAGTGCACGGAAATATTAACGTGAAGACTGTTAATGGCGTAAAGTTGGGTGGACTTGTCACACAACTAGTCTTGAAAGATGGGTCCCAAACCATTGTTAAAGATGTGCACTTGTATAGTCCGGTAGTGACCGACCTGACGGTTAGAGGACAAGTTCTCCTTAACGAGGTAGATCTCGCCGACACTGTAGTCTTAAATTCGACTACTGTAATAAGCG GTGTAAAGACCTTTACAACAGTCAAATTGTTGTCTAATGTGGTTGCGGGTGTGGTGAAGCTGGCACCACTTGGCACTGTGGACGGCGTGGTGTTTGATGAACTCTTCTTCAGTAACTCGCTACGAAAATCTG gcGGACTACAGCACCTGGTGGGCAGGAACATTAATGTACTAGCGGCGTCCACTGTCAGTGGCACGGACCTCGCTGCCTTCGAGAAGAGTTTAGTACACAAGGACGGGACTCTGGCTCTCATCACCGGGACTCTCACCTTTACTGGCCCAGTCACTGTTCACAACTTAACATTCGCCA CCAGCTTTGACGGCGTGTCAGCCGAGACCTACAAGTCTTCGTGGGTGATGAAGACTGGCAGCCAGTCCTTGACGGGAGTGAATGTCATGCAGAGTGTGGAAGCTTCTCAAGTTACTTTTTCGGGACGTCTAATTAAGGGTGCCAACCTGGACCGTCTAGTGAGGCACACTGCCAAGATTGACGAGCCTACCACTCTACAAATGGTCTCGTTTG GTAGAATGATCTCGGTTGGAGAGGTTATCTTGGATGGCAAAATACAAGGCTGGAACTTGAATAAAGAAGCTTTAAGATCTGATGGACTCGGTCAAAAG GTTACTGGGAGGAAGGTGTTCAGGTCGCCTGTCCACTACACCGGAGCGTTCTCAGTGTCCCAGAACATTGTGGTGAAGAACTCTCCGGAGGATGCCCCTCTGGCTATAGATGTTGGAAGGCTGTGTGTGAGGGTAGGCAAGCCCGGCACCACCATATACTTGAAGCAGTGGACCATCGGTG GTGATGTCCACTTTGGAGGAACCCTTACACTGACCGATTCTCTGAACGGCGAAGATGTGTCCACACTAAGGGATGTGTTCTGGCTTACTGATGTTCCCAATGTGATTGCTTCAGTAGTGTCCTTCGCCTCTGTGAACCATGGCGCCCATGTTAATCTCGTGCTGGATGTTATG GGGAAAATAAATGGCCACGACCTGGGAGTCGTGTGGGACCAGATGTTGAAAAAAGAATGCCGGGGACAAATGGTTAATGGCGAGTTCACTATAGACACATTAACAGCAGAGGCAGTAATTACAGACGTGGTGTACAACCCACCAGACAATATTGGCGTA ACTGATCTTCTTCACGTTTTCATGAAAGACGGGTACCAAGAAATAACTGGTAGACTGAAAATTACCAAACTGGAAGCAAAGA GTGATATAATCTTGAATGGTACTCTTAATGGGCTGAGAATCGGCACCGATTTTGTCCAGTACGGAAAGACTGCTGTAATCACAGGAAGGAAAACCTTCCTTCAAAATCTTATTGTCAGAGGAAACTTGACTGTAGTGGAAGAAGCAACGATTCAG GGTGTGGACGTGTCTGAACTCGGGAGACTTGCCATCGGAACCTTGAGTGGGGCGACGTACAAGATTCCTGGCGTTACCACCTTCAAAGGACTAACATATAATGGCTTGGATTTAAG AGTGTCCGGTACTGTTGATGGCGTCCTGGTGAGGCAGGACACGCTGCTGCTGAGGACTGGCGACCAGGAGATGACTGGAAGCCTGACGCTTAACCCAGGACCATCTGGCGTTACACTCGAAGCCGGTTCCGTGATAATTCTAGACAATAGATTTAACAAAATGGATCTTGGTAGGCTCAAGAACTTGACG GTAAAGATAAACGCCCCAAGTATCGTTAAAGCGCCAATTACCTTCGTGGACACTTGTTATTTTAACACCGTGACCTTGGTGAACGACCTTATCAATGCTTACAACATAAGCGACCTCGGGAGGGTCATTAACGGGGACTACCTCGTTAGCATGGGTGATCACCTCGGCGTCGCTCTGAACACTGCTCACAAAACGAAGGCTGCTCTGGCAG ACGAAGATGCAGAAATTTGGTATTACGAAGAGAGTTCTTTGGAGTCTGTCTACAGGTTCTTGGCGGTCAC GTTACAAGGAGACTACCTGCAGCCGAAGGCGTATGACACTCTGGTTGGCCTGGACAAAAATAATAATTTGGTCGCTACATACCGCATTGCTTCTAACTTCCCCAGACTTT ATCGTGCAGTGAGGGTGTTGgatcctgtgagtgttgcaggtCTGGGTAGTGGTCTGCTCGCTACCTGTGGGGGCAGCCTAATGAACATGACGTCACAGCTCAACAAGACTTTAGACTTTAATATG ATACCCCTAGAGAGTGGGGTCCAGAGCAGCTACGGACACATCCACTCACTAGCTGGGCAAATTGGACTTGAAGCTGCTTTTGGCATTGTTCAGTGTAAAGACCTAGTG AGCTTCAGGCTGAAGGACAACAGACGGTGCCTGGCCGTGCTGGACTACGTCGCCAGCTCTACTGTCGTGTGTGGGCTCCCGTCCTCTGGGTTCAGGCTCTTGAACTACCTCCATACTACCAGGGCTGTTAAGGCAA CATGGCTGAGTCAGGGGCACGACACCTACCTGGTGGTGGCAGAGGAAGGGAGCGACTTCGAGCCAGGTTACCTCAAGCTATTCAGACATGATGAAAAGACTGACAAAATGCAACTG GTTAGGACACTAGCAGTTGCTGGGGCTTCAGATGTTGATGCCGTGTCCTGGGAGAGTCGGGCAGTTGTTACCGTCACAACCTTACCAAACAGGTTCTGCAATTCATCAGTACTCGTGTTTAGCGTAAAGTCTGAACATAACCTTGAAGTCAAAATGCTCCAG AAACTAGAAATCGATGGGGTTGTTCATGGCCGGCTGTCCCTCACCCCACTTGGTGAGGTCGGACTCTTCATGCAGAGGCGGAGGGATCTCCTGATCTATTATATGAAGGGTGGAAAATTTGTGTTTGGCAGGAAG ATAAAAACTACACCTTCGTTGTGCCCATCGTCCTTCCCGTTCGTGTATGGTAATCCGGGCACCCTCATGATCTCCTACTCCGGGCTGGGGTGGCTGGAGGCCCAGGACGACGAGGACGCCCTTAGTCTTGTTCCCTCTACAATGTATAACGCTGTGTACAGAGGCAAGATGAAGTGA